Proteins encoded together in one Anoxybacillus flavithermus window:
- the cobJ gene encoding precorrin-3B C(17)-methyltransferase produces the protein MMGKLFVVGFGPGSVDHMTKRAREAIEESDVIVGYKTYVDLIKDIIRGKEVISTGMTEEVSRAQEAVKQAERGKNVAVISSGDAGLYGMAGLVYEVLIENGWHKETGIEVEVIPGISAIHSCAALLGAPIMHDACTISLSDHLTPWHIIAKRIEAAAAADFVIALYNPKSGRRTQQIVEAQRILLTYRSPHTPVGLVKSAYRERQHIVLTSLGDMLEHDIGMLTTVIIGNSSTFVYDGLMITPRGYERKYKLASAVQPLKPHERLRPEAEPWSLANVRAIAEEAYEKVSAPKQIERLEIAISPGVTNKTLTTKQMIDIARIVGEKGTITYTPDHYLKVTMETERPDEVVRELLEAGLTVAPTGNVFVMKACDFCDGEKKDAIPYAEQLYKQFGGMELPKELRLGFNGCGMACYGAVHEDIGIVYRKGAFDLFLGGKTVGRNAHPGQLVAEGIHPDQLIETITRIIRQYKEEGYANERFHKFFERKKEVGGFVYGETLKTEPAACGE, from the coding sequence ATAATGGGAAAATTGTTTGTTGTCGGTTTTGGCCCAGGAAGTGTTGATCATATGACGAAACGGGCGCGTGAAGCGATTGAAGAAAGCGATGTTATCGTTGGTTATAAAACGTATGTCGATTTAATTAAAGACATCATTCGTGGAAAAGAAGTGATTAGCACAGGGATGACGGAAGAGGTGAGTCGAGCACAAGAAGCTGTAAAGCAGGCAGAACGCGGAAAAAACGTCGCTGTCATCTCGAGCGGAGATGCCGGACTGTACGGTATGGCTGGGCTTGTTTACGAGGTGTTAATTGAAAACGGGTGGCATAAGGAAACAGGGATTGAAGTGGAAGTCATTCCAGGCATTTCAGCCATTCATTCTTGTGCCGCTTTGCTAGGGGCACCGATTATGCATGACGCATGCACGATTAGTTTAAGCGACCATTTAACACCATGGCACATCATCGCCAAACGAATTGAGGCAGCCGCAGCAGCTGACTTTGTCATTGCGCTATACAATCCAAAAAGCGGCCGCCGCACACAACAAATTGTCGAAGCGCAACGTATTTTATTAACATATCGTTCACCACATACACCTGTTGGTCTCGTCAAAAGCGCGTACCGCGAACGACAACATATTGTATTAACAAGTTTAGGAGACATGTTAGAGCACGACATCGGTATGTTAACGACCGTTATTATCGGGAACTCTTCCACATTTGTTTACGATGGACTGATGATTACACCTCGTGGTTATGAACGGAAATATAAGCTAGCGAGCGCTGTTCAACCGTTAAAGCCACATGAACGGCTGCGACCAGAGGCGGAACCGTGGTCACTCGCAAACGTGCGCGCGATTGCCGAAGAAGCGTACGAAAAAGTGAGTGCTCCAAAACAGATAGAAAGATTAGAAATAGCCATTAGTCCAGGGGTGACAAATAAAACGTTAACAACGAAACAAATGATAGACATTGCACGCATCGTTGGTGAAAAAGGAACAATTACGTACACACCAGATCATTATCTTAAAGTGACGATGGAAACGGAGCGACCAGACGAAGTTGTTCGTGAGCTTTTAGAAGCTGGTTTAACCGTCGCCCCAACAGGAAATGTATTTGTTATGAAAGCATGTGATTTTTGTGACGGAGAGAAAAAAGACGCCATTCCTTATGCTGAACAATTATACAAACAATTTGGCGGGATGGAATTGCCAAAAGAATTGCGGCTTGGATTTAACGGGTGTGGCATGGCTTGTTATGGCGCTGTCCATGAAGATATTGGCATCGTCTATCGGAAAGGAGCATTTGATTTATTTTTAGGTGGAAAAACGGTAGGGAGAAATGCTCATCCGGGACAGCTTGTTGCTGAAGGTATTCATCCTGATCAGTTGATTGAAACGATCACTCGTATCATTAGGCAATATAAAGAGGAAGGATATGCGAATGAACGTTTCCATAAATTTTTTGAACGAAAAAAAGAAGTCGGCGGTTTTGTTTACGGTGAAACGTTAAAAACAGAGCCAGCGGCATGTGGGGAGTGA
- a CDS encoding energy-coupling factor ABC transporter ATP-binding protein: MLQFHDVHYTYRNGAHVLKGVSLTIERGKKYALIGKNGCGKTTWLLHTNGIYRPTKGEVYWEGKRVKEHLRQHVGVVFQNPEHQFLAPTIEEELALSLQGNSERIERAIKTFSLAEWRDVPIHHLSLGQKKWLSLAVAMASQPELLIVDEPAAYLDAAQSERLIMKLNEWHEAGTTLVVITHDFDFVWQWADEVFVMDDGRIVLHGTPAFIFSQADIFHQLRLPLPLLLRIWMKENKTCTEQQLFEWIERWKKG; encoded by the coding sequence ATGTTGCAGTTTCATGATGTTCACTATACGTATCGAAACGGTGCGCACGTCTTAAAAGGAGTATCACTTACGATCGAACGCGGAAAAAAATATGCGTTGATCGGAAAAAACGGTTGTGGAAAAACAACATGGTTGCTTCATACAAACGGCATTTATCGCCCAACAAAAGGGGAGGTGTATTGGGAAGGAAAACGTGTAAAGGAACATTTACGTCAACATGTCGGCGTCGTTTTTCAAAATCCAGAACATCAATTTTTAGCACCAACGATTGAGGAAGAGCTTGCGCTTAGTTTGCAAGGGAATAGCGAACGGATCGAACGAGCGATAAAAACATTTTCGCTTGCTGAATGGCGAGACGTGCCCATTCATCATCTCAGTCTCGGACAAAAAAAGTGGTTGTCGCTCGCTGTAGCGATGGCCTCTCAACCGGAGTTGCTTATTGTCGATGAGCCAGCTGCTTATTTAGATGCTGCACAGAGCGAGCGCCTTATCATGAAACTAAATGAGTGGCACGAAGCAGGTACGACGCTCGTTGTCATCACTCATGATTTTGATTTCGTATGGCAATGGGCAGACGAAGTGTTTGTTATGGATGACGGTCGCATCGTTTTGCACGGTACACCTGCGTTTATATTTTCACAAGCGGATATTTTTCACCAGCTTCGTTTGCCGCTTCCTCTTCTTTTACGCATATGGATGAAGGAAAATAAGACGTGTACAGAACAACAACTGTTTGAATGGATCGAACGATGGAAAAAGGGGTGA